TTAGCCAGTCAGGAATACGAACATCCTCATAGGTTAGCCTGTCATCAATAATAATAGGGAATATCTTATTTAAGCTTTCATCATCTAAACGAATCTTAGCTTCAACGACTTCCCTTTGAACCCAAGACGATGATAATGCACTTTCAGATAGAAAAATCACAAAAATGCTCGAATTATCCAACCCTTTGAGTATTTCATCCAATGGCTTTTCACCTTCTTCGAAGGTGAACTCATCATAAATTATATTATCTTTACCCAGCCATTTCGCGACATTTCTTACATATCCGTCTTTGTCTTTACTTGAGTGTGATAAAAAAGCCTTGATCATTTATATCTCCGGTTAAAATGGCTGGCTGAGTCATGACAATTTATTGTACGGCCTTACAAGGTTACAAAACTTGCTCACTTATATCGCAAGGTATCAATCAGCTGTCAAGCGTAAAATTCAGAGAAAAGCTTTCAATAAGCTACTTCATTCTCGTCCACTGAAAATGAGTAAACTCATTTGATCAGTTGCACAGTCTTTGTTGCTTGTGACTGCGCGTATCCTTTGACTTGATAATGCCTTATCAATGAGTGCTGGGCAACTGGTCTGAAAAGGGATTTATCCATTGATAGGCAATATAGGTTAGATGTGGCCTTTTACGTTTTTGCTAGCCACGAGCAAGTTGCGAAGCAACGTCTAGCTAGCTTAACTTGTTCAGCGATCGAGCAACTGAGCGAAGCGATTCGTCTAAGCGAGAATCTCTATGCCTTTCTGATCTACCATATTCAGCAGTTTTAGCGAGGGAGCGCTGGGCTTTTTCTGACCTTGTTCCCATTTCTGTACCGTTGATTTGGTGGTGTTAAGGTAGGCGGCAAATACGCCCTGGCTGGCTTTGTTTCTTTTACGGATTTGCTGGATTTCCAGAGCACTGTAATTCTTCACTGGCGGCAGGCATAAAGCATCAAATTCACGCAGGGTTATCTCGTCCATTACCCCTGCATCATTGAGGTCTTTTACACCCTCATGTACTACTTCTAAAATTGATTTATCCACTACCTTTTACCTCGATCAATGCGCCTGCTTTAACTGCCCATTTATTAAACGCCCCGCTCTTGAATATTCGCATAATCATCCTTCCTGCTTTCAAGTAAGGAGCTGAATAAAGCATAGCGCTTAGTGCTATATATAAAAATCTGCCCCTCACTTGTACAAAAAGGGAAGTTATTTAGACCCGTCTTACCTTACGAAGGTACAACTTTGCTAGTATAGGCAAGTATTTAAAGAAGGCTTTAGGTTTTTTCTAGCTACTAGCAAGTCGCGAAGCGACGTCTGGCGAGTCGAACTTGTTCGACGTTCTAGCCCAGCTTCAAGCTATACACTTCAATATATTAAGTACTTGGTCTTTCTGTACGACCAATACAACAACGGGACTTTTATGCTCTGGTTTACCCTGTTTATCATCCTCTCGCTGATCGCGCTTTGGGCTTTCATTAAGGTCGCTGTCACCGGTGAAGATCTGTCGCAATATGACACGCCGGTTGAGCCGCTGTTTTACGATAAGCCAGCTTCGCCACCCCACTTTGAGCTTGAGAAGCAGTTCACTAATGTCGACCCTGCCTTTGCCAAGCTATCAAAA
The genomic region above belongs to Amphritea japonica ATCC BAA-1530 and contains:
- a CDS encoding helix-turn-helix domain-containing protein codes for the protein MDKSILEVVHEGVKDLNDAGVMDEITLREFDALCLPPVKNYSALEIQQIRKRNKASQGVFAAYLNTTKSTVQKWEQGQKKPSAPSLKLLNMVDQKGIEILA